Proteins co-encoded in one Thamnophis elegans isolate rThaEle1 chromosome 1, rThaEle1.pri, whole genome shotgun sequence genomic window:
- the GPX2 gene encoding glutathione peroxidase 2 yields the protein MTPIAKTFYDLSATDLQGEKVDFNNFRGRVVLIENVASFUATTVRDYTQMNQLQSKYPRRLVVLGFPCNQFGYQENCTNEEILPSLKYVRPGSGFEPNFTLCQKCEVNGNNTHPVFAYLKDKLPYPDDDPSCFMLEPKFILWSPVHRYDISWNFEKFLVGPEGEPFKRYSSKFVTSSIEPEIQRLLKLAK from the exons ATGACTCCCATAGCCAAAACTTTCTATGATCTCAGTGCCACTGATCTCCAAGGGGAGAAAGTGGATTTCAACAATTTCAGGGGAAGAGTGGTTTTGATAGAGAACGTGGCATCTTTCTGAGCCACCACAGTGAGGGATTACACCCAGATGAATCAGCTGCAGAGCAAATACCCTCGACGGCTGGTTGTACTGGGTTTTCCTTGCAATCAGTTTGGCTACCAG GAAAACTGCACAAATGAAGAGATCCTTCCTAGCTTGAAATATGTGAGGCCCGGGTCTGGGTTTGAACCCAACTTTACTCTTTGTCAGAAGTGTGAAGTGAATGGCAACAACACCCACCCTGTATTTGCCTACCTGAAGGATAAACTCCCTTACCCAGATGACGATCCATCCTGCTTCATGTTGGAGCCAAAGTTCATCCTGTGGAGCCCCGTGCATCGCTACGACATCTCCTGGAACTTTGAGAAGTTCCTGGTGGGACCTGAAGGAGAACCTTTCAAGCGCTACAGCTCCAAGTTTGTCACTAGCAGCATTGAGCCCGAGATCCAGCGCCTCTTGAAGCTtgccaaataa